A window of the Halopseudomonas phragmitis genome harbors these coding sequences:
- a CDS encoding NAD+ synthase codes for MTNSLRVVMAQLNLRVGDIHGNLERIIEAASHARDELGARVIVFPELSLCGYPPEDLLLRSSMQARIERALHALCERVQGIYLVVGYPWYEGEQCFNQAAVIADGNLLASYAKQHLPNYRVFDEKRYFSEGSGSCVLELDGLPVALSICEDIWHPQPMVQARAAGARLMLNLNASPFHMDKQGEREATLTERCAEGEMPVLYVNQVGAQDELIFDGGSVAMAADGQIALRAPAFAEGLYPVDVLYDDEQVSLRQGTLAPMPELEASVYQALVCGVRDYVNKNGFKGVVLGLSGGIDSALTLAVAADALGAERVEAVMMPYHYTSSMSLEDAEAQAKAMHVTYRVLPIAPMVEAFMQTLAPVFEGLPRDTTEENLQARCRGTLLMALSNKTGALVLTTGNKSEMAVGYATLYGDMAGGYDVLKDVPKTLVFRLAEYRNTLGRVIPQRVIDRPPSAELAPDQKDEDSLPAYPVLDEILRLYIEHDLSASAIIAAGFDEDVVKRVVRLVDLNEYKRRQAAVGARITQRGFGRDRRYPITSGWAMDD; via the coding sequence ATGACCAATAGTCTGCGTGTAGTGATGGCCCAGCTCAATTTGCGGGTAGGTGATATTCACGGCAACCTGGAGCGGATCATCGAGGCCGCCAGTCATGCCCGGGATGAGCTGGGGGCCCGGGTTATCGTGTTCCCCGAGTTGTCGTTGTGCGGTTATCCGCCGGAAGACCTGCTGCTGCGTTCCAGTATGCAGGCCCGTATCGAGCGGGCTCTGCATGCCCTGTGCGAGCGGGTCCAGGGCATCTATCTGGTGGTTGGTTACCCGTGGTACGAAGGCGAGCAGTGCTTTAACCAGGCGGCGGTGATTGCCGACGGCAATCTGCTGGCCAGTTACGCCAAACAGCACCTGCCCAATTACCGGGTGTTCGATGAGAAGCGCTACTTCAGCGAAGGCTCGGGCTCCTGTGTGCTCGAGCTGGATGGCCTGCCGGTGGCCCTGAGTATCTGTGAAGACATCTGGCATCCACAGCCGATGGTCCAGGCTCGGGCGGCCGGGGCGCGGCTGATGCTCAATCTCAACGCCTCGCCATTTCACATGGACAAGCAGGGTGAGCGTGAGGCAACCCTGACCGAGCGCTGCGCCGAGGGCGAAATGCCGGTGCTCTACGTCAATCAGGTGGGGGCCCAGGACGAACTGATTTTCGATGGTGGCTCGGTGGCCATGGCTGCCGATGGCCAGATCGCTTTGCGCGCACCGGCCTTCGCCGAAGGGCTGTATCCGGTCGATGTACTGTATGACGATGAGCAGGTCAGCCTGCGTCAGGGCACTCTGGCGCCGATGCCCGAGCTTGAGGCCAGTGTCTATCAGGCACTGGTCTGTGGCGTGCGTGACTATGTCAACAAAAACGGCTTCAAGGGCGTGGTGCTGGGCCTGTCCGGAGGCATCGACTCGGCGCTGACCCTGGCGGTGGCTGCGGATGCGCTTGGCGCCGAGCGGGTCGAGGCGGTGATGATGCCCTATCACTATACCTCCAGCATGAGCCTGGAGGATGCCGAGGCTCAGGCCAAGGCCATGCATGTCACCTATCGGGTGCTGCCGATTGCGCCGATGGTCGAGGCTTTCATGCAGACCCTGGCACCGGTGTTCGAGGGGTTGCCGCGCGACACCACCGAGGAAAACCTTCAGGCGCGCTGTCGTGGCACCCTGCTGATGGCGCTGTCGAACAAGACCGGCGCGCTGGTGCTGACCACCGGCAACAAGAGCGAAATGGCGGTGGGTTATGCCACGCTCTATGGCGACATGGCCGGCGGCTACGATGTCCTCAAGGATGTACCTAAGACGCTGGTGTTTCGCTTGGCCGAATACCGCAATACCTTGGGGCGGGTGATTCCCCAGCGGGTCATCGATCGCCCGCCGTCGGCCGAACTGGCGCCGGACCAGAAGGACGAGGATTCACTGCCGGCCTACCCGGTGCTGGATGAAATCCTGCGCCTGTATATCGAGCACGACCTGTCGGCCAGCGCCATTATCGCCGCTGGGTTCGATGAGGATGTGGTCAAGCGGGTAGTGCGGCTGGTCGACCTGAATGAATACAAGCGTCGTCAGGCCGCGGTCGGGGCAAGGATTACTCAGCGTGGCTTTGGTCGTGACCGGCGCTATCCGATCACCTCTGGTTGGGCGATGGACGACTGA
- a CDS encoding PP0621 family protein: MGLIKLIILVVLILAIMAFWRRLKAWQAANRPTNAQPERPQLMVRCAHCQLHLPQSQAVRAGDHWYCCPEHRDAADQH, from the coding sequence ATGGGCTTGATCAAACTCATCATTCTGGTCGTACTGATTCTGGCCATCATGGCCTTCTGGCGCCGGCTCAAGGCCTGGCAGGCGGCCAACCGCCCTACCAACGCCCAGCCTGAACGCCCGCAACTGATGGTTCGCTGCGCCCATTGCCAGCTCCATCTGCCACAGTCCCAGGCGGTTCGCGCCGGCGACCATTGGTACTGCTGCCCAGAGCACCGTGATGCCGCTGACCAGCACTGA
- a CDS encoding sensor histidine kinase yields the protein MPLTSTERIDSQRPRILRLYNLYRVILGLGLALLTSNALRDGLLELNSPELYETVSWLYLIINLVIALILHQGHRNLYLFALAALDILLLGILFYAAGGAGSGLGNLLIIPVAVGNTLLHGRIGLLLAALASLLLIYLTFFLSLSHPGIGQNYLQVGVLGCIFFAVALFVQRLSRRLSHSENLAKQQAASLASLERLNQLIIQRMRTGIVVVGTSSQVLQANEAAAQMLGKPIIRGMALDSLAPQLAERLQHWQANPSRRSGSFRNHSGGVEIMANFKPLTGGEDNAVLVFLDDNTQVAQQAQQLKLASLGRLTASIAHEIRNPLGAISHAAQLLHESDQIVEQDQRLTEIIQQHSQRMNRVIETVLELSRRRPSEPQLINLADWVRQCADDFRDAHPGTDQLECQIQKDVIQTRMDPSQLSQVLGNLLDNALRYSGPPGTARTIWLRLYCHPETELPVLEVIDHGPGIAEEHLSHIFEPFYTTERTGTGLGLYISRELCESNQARLEYQRLEPRGSCMRITFAHPKRLV from the coding sequence ATGCCGCTGACCAGCACTGAGCGAATCGACTCGCAGCGACCGCGCATTCTCCGGCTTTACAATCTCTACCGGGTCATTCTGGGCCTGGGGCTGGCGTTGCTGACCAGCAATGCGCTACGTGACGGACTGCTGGAGCTGAACAGCCCGGAGCTCTACGAAACCGTCAGCTGGCTGTACCTGATCATCAACCTGGTGATCGCGCTGATCCTGCACCAGGGCCATCGCAACCTGTACCTGTTCGCCCTGGCGGCGCTCGACATTCTGCTGCTCGGCATTCTGTTCTATGCCGCCGGCGGCGCCGGCAGCGGGCTCGGCAACCTGCTGATCATTCCAGTGGCCGTCGGCAACACCCTGCTGCATGGCCGGATCGGTCTATTGCTGGCGGCGTTGGCCAGCCTGTTGCTGATCTATCTGACCTTTTTCCTCAGCCTGTCGCACCCCGGCATCGGCCAGAATTACCTGCAGGTCGGCGTACTGGGCTGTATTTTCTTCGCCGTCGCACTGTTCGTTCAGCGCCTGAGCCGGCGCCTGTCGCATTCGGAAAACCTGGCCAAGCAGCAGGCCGCCAGCCTGGCCAGCCTGGAGCGGCTCAACCAACTAATCATTCAGCGCATGCGCACCGGCATCGTGGTGGTCGGCACCAGCAGCCAGGTTCTGCAGGCCAACGAAGCCGCCGCGCAAATGCTCGGCAAACCGATCATTCGCGGCATGGCGTTGGACAGCCTGGCGCCACAACTAGCCGAACGCCTGCAACACTGGCAAGCCAACCCATCACGCCGCTCCGGGAGCTTTCGCAACCACAGCGGCGGCGTCGAGATCATGGCCAACTTCAAACCCCTGACCGGCGGAGAAGACAACGCCGTCCTGGTATTTCTTGACGACAACACCCAGGTGGCGCAGCAGGCCCAGCAACTCAAACTGGCATCGCTCGGCCGCCTGACCGCCAGCATCGCCCATGAAATCCGCAACCCACTGGGCGCGATCAGCCATGCCGCGCAACTGTTGCACGAGTCAGATCAGATCGTCGAACAGGACCAGCGACTGACCGAAATCATTCAGCAGCATTCGCAGCGCATGAACCGGGTGATCGAAACCGTGCTGGAACTGTCACGCCGACGCCCCAGCGAGCCGCAACTGATCAACCTGGCAGACTGGGTCAGGCAGTGCGCCGACGACTTTCGCGATGCCCACCCAGGCACCGACCAGCTTGAATGCCAGATTCAGAAGGATGTTATCCAGACTCGCATGGACCCCAGCCAGCTCAGCCAGGTACTCGGCAACCTGCTTGACAACGCTCTGCGCTACAGCGGCCCACCCGGCACTGCGCGGACCATCTGGCTAAGACTATACTGTCACCCTGAGACCGAATTGCCGGTATTGGAAGTGATCGACCATGGCCCAGGCATCGCAGAAGAACACCTGAGTCACATTTTCGAGCCTTTCTACACTACCGAACGTACCGGCACCGGCCTGGGCCTGTATATTTCCCGCGAACTGTGTGAAAGCAATCAGGCACGTCTTGAATACCAGCGCCTGGAGCCCCGGGGAAGTTGTATGCGCATTACCTTCGCCCACCCCAAACGCCTGGTATGA
- a CDS encoding sigma-54-dependent transcriptional regulator translates to MSSPLVLIIDDEPDILELLDMTLGRMNVRTRSATTQAEALTLLDQQQFQLCLTDMRLPDGDGLSIVRHIQLHCPQTPVAMITAYGSLDTAISALKAGAFDFLTKPVDLQRLRELVGSALRLSNPPAEDEQTDLDDPLLGISPPIQQLRRQIGKLARSQAPIYISGESGTGKELVARRIHALGPRAEQPFVPVNCGAIPSELMESEFFGHRKGSFSGAVADKPGLFQAAHAGTLFLDEVADLPMAMQVKLLRAIQEKAVRPVGTQQEESVDVRLLCATHKDLAAEVAAGRFRQDLFYRLNVIELHVPPLRQRREDIPLLCDHILSRLAERNQRPQPRLSSACLERLCIYRFPGNVRELENVLERAFTLCEGNALQADDIHLSGGPSSGDDQPDLTQIDSLEDYLDQIERQAITQALEETRWNKTAAAKRLGLTFRSLRYRLKKLGLED, encoded by the coding sequence ATGAGTAGTCCGCTGGTACTGATTATTGACGATGAGCCAGACATTCTCGAACTGCTCGACATGACGCTGGGGCGCATGAATGTCAGGACCCGCAGCGCGACCACTCAGGCCGAAGCACTCACACTGCTCGACCAGCAGCAGTTCCAGCTCTGTCTGACCGACATGCGCCTGCCCGACGGCGATGGACTGAGCATCGTTCGCCATATCCAGCTCCATTGCCCGCAGACCCCGGTCGCCATGATCACAGCTTACGGCAGCCTGGATACCGCCATCAGTGCACTCAAGGCCGGCGCCTTCGACTTTCTGACCAAGCCGGTGGACCTGCAGCGCCTGCGCGAACTGGTTGGCAGCGCACTGCGTCTGAGTAACCCGCCGGCCGAAGACGAACAAACCGATCTCGACGATCCACTGCTGGGGATATCTCCACCTATCCAGCAACTGCGCCGGCAAATCGGCAAACTGGCCCGCAGCCAAGCGCCGATCTATATCAGCGGCGAGTCCGGCACCGGCAAGGAACTGGTGGCCCGGCGCATTCACGCCCTTGGCCCACGAGCCGAGCAGCCGTTCGTGCCGGTCAACTGCGGCGCCATTCCTTCGGAACTGATGGAAAGCGAATTCTTTGGCCATCGCAAAGGCAGCTTCAGTGGTGCCGTGGCCGACAAGCCCGGACTGTTCCAGGCCGCTCATGCCGGCACCCTGTTTCTCGACGAAGTTGCCGACCTGCCCATGGCCATGCAGGTCAAGCTGTTGCGGGCCATTCAGGAAAAGGCCGTGCGCCCGGTCGGCACCCAGCAGGAAGAGTCGGTCGATGTGCGTCTGCTCTGCGCCACGCACAAGGATCTGGCCGCCGAAGTGGCCGCCGGGCGCTTTCGTCAGGATCTGTTCTACCGGTTAAACGTCATTGAGCTGCATGTGCCGCCGCTGCGCCAGCGGCGTGAGGACATTCCACTGTTGTGTGACCACATCCTCAGCCGACTGGCCGAACGCAACCAGCGCCCACAGCCTCGCCTGAGTTCAGCCTGCCTCGAGCGGCTATGCATCTACCGCTTCCCCGGCAACGTCAGGGAGCTGGAAAATGTTCTGGAACGGGCCTTCACCCTGTGCGAGGGCAACGCCCTGCAGGCCGATGACATTCATTTGAGTGGCGGCCCAAGCAGCGGTGACGACCAGCCGGACCTGACCCAGATCGACTCGCTGGAAGACTATCTGGATCAGATCGAGCGCCAAGCTATTACCCAGGCCCTGGAAGAAACCCGCTGGAACAAGACCGCAGCAGCCAAGCGCCTGGGCCTGACTTTCCGCTCACTGCGCTACCGACTGAAAAAACTCGGCCTGGAGGATTAA
- the thiO gene encoding glycine oxidase ThiO encodes MSDAVVIGGGVMGCLSALNLLEAGARVTLVERSELGREASWAGGGIVSPLYPWRYSQPISALADWSQGFYPGLGRELAELTGIDPEVSSCGLMWLDHDEQADALSWAQREGKPLLSVDADFIYRQVPGLAPGYRSALWQADLANVRNPRLMAALRARLLQFPGFTLLEHTPVQSLLVEQGRACGVRHTKGELRADAVVLAAGAWSGEWAAALGLSLPVEPVKGQMLLYKCEPGWLPSMVLFGGRYAIPRRDGHVLVGSTLEHAGFDKTPTEQALASLRESAQRLLPALENQAPVAQWAGLRPGSPDGVPFIGELPSLPGLWLNVGHYRNGLVLAPASCRLLADLMEGRAPLIDPQPYAPTGRLESVRVR; translated from the coding sequence ATGAGTGATGCCGTGGTGATCGGGGGAGGGGTGATGGGGTGCCTGTCGGCGCTCAATCTGCTGGAGGCCGGTGCCCGGGTGACGCTGGTCGAGCGCTCTGAGCTGGGCCGCGAAGCGTCCTGGGCCGGTGGCGGTATCGTCTCGCCGTTGTATCCCTGGCGTTATAGTCAACCGATTAGTGCTCTGGCTGACTGGTCGCAGGGATTCTATCCCGGGCTTGGGCGCGAGCTGGCTGAGCTCACCGGCATTGATCCTGAGGTCAGTAGTTGTGGCTTGATGTGGCTTGATCATGATGAGCAGGCCGATGCTCTGAGTTGGGCTCAGCGCGAAGGTAAGCCGCTGCTCAGCGTCGACGCCGATTTTATTTATCGCCAGGTTCCCGGTTTGGCCCCGGGTTATCGCAGTGCGCTGTGGCAGGCTGATCTGGCCAATGTGCGTAACCCTCGGCTGATGGCCGCGTTGCGGGCCCGGCTGCTGCAGTTTCCCGGTTTTACTTTATTGGAACACACGCCGGTGCAGTCCCTGCTGGTTGAGCAGGGCCGTGCCTGTGGTGTACGTCACACCAAGGGTGAGTTGCGGGCTGATGCGGTGGTTCTGGCGGCTGGCGCCTGGAGTGGCGAGTGGGCTGCGGCGTTGGGTCTGAGCTTGCCGGTCGAGCCGGTGAAGGGGCAGATGCTGCTGTACAAGTGCGAGCCAGGCTGGCTGCCGAGTATGGTTCTGTTCGGGGGACGTTATGCGATTCCCCGGCGTGACGGACATGTGCTGGTCGGCAGTACTCTGGAACATGCCGGGTTTGATAAAACCCCGACCGAGCAGGCGCTGGCCTCGTTACGTGAGTCGGCGCAGCGGCTTCTGCCGGCTCTGGAAAATCAGGCTCCTGTCGCTCAGTGGGCCGGCCTGCGTCCGGGTTCGCCTGATGGCGTGCCGTTCATTGGTGAGCTGCCGAGTCTGCCCGGGCTATGGCTGAATGTCGGGCATTACCGTAATGGCTTGGTGTTGGCACCGGCTTCCTGCCGGTTGCTGGCTGATCTGATGGAAGGGCGTGCGCCGCTGATCGATCCGCAGCCCTATGCGCCGACCGGGCGGCTGGAGTCTGTCCGGGTTCGTTAA
- the mqo gene encoding malate dehydrogenase (quinone), producing the protein MTAKNVDVLLVGGGVMSATLGMLLKQLDPAMTITLVERLDHVAHESTDGWNNAGTGHAGYCELNYTPEGPDGTISIDRALSINASFEVTLQFWSYLVEQDILPGPKSFINPTPHLSFVWGDKDVAFLRKRHELLSAHHLFSEMQFSESAEQLAEWMPLVMEQRKPGEKVAATRVDFGSDVDFGSLTRSMIANLERHEQFELNLSHSVSSLRKSKRGYWRVEVRDEKTGEDKQINANFVFLGAGGGSLPLLQKSNIDESQGYGGFPVSGQWLVCKKQDIVQRHHSKVYGKAPVGAPPMSVPHLDTRIINGQPALLFGPFAGFTTKFLKKGSVLDLFSSVKRYNVKPMMAVGIDNMDLTRYLIAESFQSHKDRVASLRNFFPNAKAEDWALQNAGMRVQIIKKDANGHGKLEFGTEIVAAKDGSLAALLGASPGASTAVQAMINVLERCFKERMASAEWQAKMRELVPSYGQSLIKDAELLKSVRQRTLSTLGLTQS; encoded by the coding sequence ATGACAGCAAAAAACGTTGATGTATTGCTGGTCGGCGGTGGCGTCATGAGCGCTACCCTAGGAATGTTGCTCAAACAGCTGGATCCGGCCATGACCATTACCCTGGTCGAACGCTTGGATCACGTTGCTCACGAGAGCACCGATGGCTGGAACAATGCCGGCACAGGTCACGCCGGCTACTGTGAGCTGAATTACACTCCTGAAGGCCCCGATGGCACTATCAGTATTGACCGGGCCCTGTCGATCAACGCGTCCTTTGAAGTGACCTTGCAGTTCTGGTCCTACCTGGTAGAGCAGGACATACTGCCCGGGCCGAAAAGCTTCATCAATCCGACCCCGCACCTCAGCTTTGTCTGGGGCGACAAGGATGTAGCTTTCCTGCGCAAGCGCCATGAACTGCTCAGCGCCCACCATCTGTTCTCCGAGATGCAGTTCAGCGAATCCGCCGAACAGCTGGCCGAATGGATGCCGCTGGTGATGGAACAGCGCAAGCCTGGCGAAAAAGTTGCCGCCACCCGGGTCGACTTCGGCTCGGACGTCGACTTCGGCTCACTGACCCGCAGCATGATTGCCAATCTCGAACGCCACGAGCAATTCGAGTTGAACCTCAGTCACTCGGTCAGCAGTCTGCGCAAGAGCAAACGCGGCTACTGGCGAGTCGAGGTGCGCGACGAGAAGACAGGTGAAGACAAACAGATCAACGCCAACTTTGTCTTCCTCGGTGCCGGCGGCGGCTCGCTGCCCCTGCTGCAGAAATCCAACATCGATGAAAGCCAGGGCTACGGCGGCTTCCCGGTCAGCGGCCAATGGCTGGTCTGCAAGAAGCAGGACATCGTCCAGCGCCACCACTCCAAAGTGTACGGAAAGGCTCCAGTTGGCGCCCCGCCGATGTCGGTCCCACACCTGGATACCCGCATCATCAACGGTCAGCCCGCGCTGCTGTTCGGCCCCTTTGCCGGCTTCACCACCAAGTTCCTGAAAAAGGGCTCGGTGCTGGACCTGTTCTCATCGGTCAAACGCTACAACGTAAAACCGATGATGGCAGTCGGGATCGACAATATGGATCTGACCCGTTACCTGATCGCCGAGTCCTTCCAGTCACACAAGGATCGGGTGGCCTCGCTGCGCAACTTCTTCCCGAATGCCAAGGCCGAAGACTGGGCCCTGCAGAATGCCGGCATGCGCGTGCAGATCATCAAGAAGGACGCCAATGGTCACGGTAAGCTGGAGTTCGGCACCGAGATCGTTGCGGCCAAAGACGGTAGCCTGGCGGCACTGCTGGGCGCCTCTCCCGGCGCCTCAACCGCCGTGCAGGCAATGATCAACGTGCTGGAACGCTGCTTCAAGGAGCGCATGGCCTCGGCAGAATGGCAAGCCAAGATGCGCGAGCTGGTACCGTCCTATGGTCAGTCACTGATCAAGGATGCCGAGCTGCTCAAGAGCGTCCGCCAGCGGACCCTCAGCACCCTGGGGCTGACTCAGTCCTGA
- a CDS encoding M48 family metallopeptidase, which yields MSASRSSELWVEGQFFDGKRSRSHNARLGWRAEQLWLISDAGERLLNRDGLRLGTQVSGAAGSLYLADGGVFESRDQAALRAVWQAASGRSSGWWLSRLETNFKLIVLGTVLMLGFLVGSFTHGIPWVSRLVAEALPVEVERYLGQQSLDSLDRWLEPSRLSEERQAEVLASFQPYLQRWAEEYPQYSLKVLFRHGDRVGANAMALPAGIIVFTDELVELARDDHELVSILAHEVGHVVHRHSLRGIVQSSLAVWMMVALTGDLSAASDMAASLPAVLASLSYSRGMEREADAFALQFMREQQLELRHFANIMRRLEGSGSAAEQTGGLTDFLSTHPPTRERLVLFETEAQD from the coding sequence ATGTCGGCATCCCGGTCATCTGAGCTGTGGGTCGAAGGGCAGTTTTTCGACGGCAAGCGCAGTCGTAGTCACAATGCCCGGCTGGGTTGGCGTGCAGAGCAGCTTTGGCTGATCAGCGATGCCGGTGAGCGGTTGCTGAACCGTGATGGCCTACGCCTGGGGACCCAGGTCAGTGGCGCGGCCGGGAGCCTGTATCTGGCCGACGGCGGCGTGTTCGAAAGTCGTGATCAGGCTGCTCTGCGGGCCGTGTGGCAGGCTGCCAGCGGACGTTCATCCGGCTGGTGGCTGAGCCGTCTGGAGACCAATTTCAAACTGATTGTGCTGGGCACGGTGTTGATGCTGGGGTTTCTGGTCGGCAGCTTCACCCATGGCATACCCTGGGTTTCGCGGCTAGTGGCCGAGGCGCTGCCGGTCGAGGTGGAGCGTTACCTGGGCCAGCAATCACTCGATAGTCTGGATCGCTGGCTGGAGCCCAGCCGTTTGAGCGAGGAGCGCCAGGCAGAGGTGCTGGCCAGTTTCCAGCCTTACCTGCAGCGGTGGGCCGAAGAGTACCCACAATACAGTCTGAAAGTGTTGTTTCGCCATGGTGACCGGGTGGGTGCCAACGCCATGGCATTGCCAGCGGGCATCATTGTGTTTACCGATGAGCTGGTCGAGCTGGCTCGCGATGACCACGAACTGGTCAGTATTCTGGCGCACGAGGTAGGGCATGTGGTCCATCGCCACAGCCTGCGGGGGATTGTCCAGAGTTCATTGGCGGTTTGGATGATGGTGGCGCTGACCGGGGATCTGTCGGCAGCGTCGGACATGGCCGCCAGCTTGCCGGCGGTTCTGGCCAGTCTCAGTTATTCGCGGGGGATGGAGCGTGAGGCGGATGCCTTTGCTTTGCAATTCATGCGTGAACAGCAACTGGAACTGCGCCATTTCGCCAATATCATGCGGCGTCTGGAGGGCTCGGGTTCGGCTGCGGAGCAGACGGGCGGGCTGACTGATTTCCTGTCAACCCACCCGCCGACCCGTGAACGGCTGGTGCTGTTCGAGACCGAGGCTCAGGACTGA
- a CDS encoding YjgN family protein, with the protein MDTRHYRVRYSGQLVEGVSPAQLSANLKELGFTDSQIDSLLSGRSATIKKGLPRTQAEIYRARLKVAGLLVELEVEDEAPAADVAPAGGSVRFEAREPSREQSTEPSLPRRLEPVKFTGIGSEFFGIWIVNILLIVLTLGFYAPWAKVRTNQYFYGHTEVAGASFQYLADPWVIFRGRLVALAALILWMVVSNFWAMGALILLLLFIPLVPWIVIRALKFNAVNSAWRNVRFDFQGGYGQAFMAIYIWPLLAVLSLLLALPYSLFKLHGFVVNNMRFGTMPFRFKASGTDYYVFFFRVIGVLVGFVLLSLLVSSLHGALAIITAAIGYLALFGYFLAGLTNLIMNSTVLGLHGFESTLGKRRMVWIYLTNSLFIVLTLGLFTPWAKVRMAAYRASCTQVQVYGDLDSFVAAETQRASAIGQELGEAFDVGIPVI; encoded by the coding sequence ATGGACACCAGGCATTACCGGGTACGCTATAGCGGCCAATTGGTCGAGGGGGTCTCGCCGGCGCAATTGAGCGCCAACCTGAAAGAACTGGGCTTCACTGACAGCCAGATCGATAGCTTGTTGAGCGGTCGCTCGGCAACGATCAAAAAAGGCCTGCCAAGAACCCAGGCGGAAATCTACCGGGCGCGTTTGAAAGTCGCAGGCCTGCTGGTTGAGCTTGAAGTTGAGGACGAGGCGCCTGCTGCAGACGTAGCGCCAGCAGGGGGCTCGGTACGCTTTGAGGCACGCGAGCCCAGTCGTGAACAATCCACCGAGCCAAGCCTGCCGCGGCGCCTGGAGCCGGTAAAGTTTACCGGGATCGGCAGTGAGTTTTTCGGCATCTGGATCGTCAATATCCTGCTTATTGTTCTGACTCTGGGGTTCTATGCGCCCTGGGCCAAGGTACGTACCAACCAGTACTTCTATGGCCATACCGAGGTTGCTGGCGCCAGTTTTCAGTATCTGGCTGATCCCTGGGTGATTTTTCGTGGCCGGCTGGTGGCTCTGGCGGCACTGATTCTCTGGATGGTGGTCTCCAACTTCTGGGCAATGGGGGCGCTGATTCTGCTGTTACTGTTCATACCGCTGGTGCCCTGGATCGTCATTCGGGCGCTGAAATTCAATGCGGTCAACAGCGCCTGGCGCAATGTCCGGTTCGACTTTCAGGGTGGCTACGGCCAGGCGTTCATGGCGATCTATATCTGGCCGCTTCTTGCTGTGCTGAGCTTGTTGCTGGCGCTGCCCTACAGTCTGTTCAAGTTGCACGGCTTTGTGGTCAACAACATGCGCTTCGGCACCATGCCGTTCCGCTTCAAGGCCAGCGGCACTGACTATTATGTATTCTTTTTCCGAGTGATCGGCGTGCTGGTTGGTTTTGTACTGCTGTCTCTGCTGGTCAGTTCTCTGCATGGCGCGTTGGCTATCATCACGGCCGCGATCGGCTATCTGGCGCTGTTTGGCTATTTCCTGGCTGGCCTGACCAATCTGATCATGAACTCCACGGTGCTGGGGCTGCATGGCTTCGAGTCAACTCTGGGCAAACGCCGGATGGTCTGGATCTATCTGACCAACAGCCTGTTCATCGTGCTGACGCTGGGGCTGTTCACGCCTTGGGCCAAAGTGCGGATGGCCGCCTATCGGGCCAGTTGTACTCAGGTGCAGGTGTATGGCGATCTGGACAGCTTCGTCGCTGCTGAAACCCAGCGCGCCAGCGCCATTGGTCAGGAGCTGGGCGAGGCCTTCGATGTCGGCATCCCGGTCATCTGA